The Brachyhypopomus gauderio isolate BG-103 chromosome 7, BGAUD_0.2, whole genome shotgun sequence genome has a window encoding:
- the LOC143519217 gene encoding sialic acid-binding Ig-like lectin 5, whose product MDRVLKLILTASLLSCSCHCSKVKVPKSVTAIQGNCVVVPCRTGPHTHATWYKYQRSGYPTVYSTNTKDIIHQFRRRTSLLGSSAQGNCSLKINNVRQEDHGISVYVWINPGKIYGDYTEIKVSPPSEPGITVESTQVEGRLFSANCTIRHSCPVSPPQLEWSGLSSVSNEVTTTQDSGGLWVSVAHARFSASRRDQGKRLSCRRIPDGNPVTADPLHISYAPRNVNINIRGTMPVVEGGKISLTCSSDSNPPATDYKWFIMERNSTLDHKTRHLLLQDVRRDMKVFCIARNSFGPGESHQLFLNVHFPPTILPDSACWERGGALHCMCWVEAEPNASISWTVDGRNAILPHFNVTNNSTGRMTVSVMTGPAGHAVTCEAVNYLGNDTYQMSGTTVQGIAGMNYLILAAIVFIVLGMVIIAVQKRLKMRKYTGSGSTQTKTRQVNTYNLVNDDNIYANAASGDGFYRNTEDDMSNIYLNE is encoded by the exons ATGGACAGAGTGCTTAAACTCATCCTAACAG CTTCACTACTGAGCTGCTCATGTCACTGCTCGAAGGTGAAGGTGCCGAAATCTGTCACGGCCATCCAGGGAAACTGTGTGGTGGTGCCATGCAGGACCGGCCCTCATACACATGCGACCTGGTACAAGTATCAGCGCTCTGGCTACCCAACAGTGTATTCTACAAACACTAAGGATATAATACATCAGTTTAGACGAAGGACATCACTCCTGGGAAGTTCTGCTCAGGGAAATTGTAGCTTAAAGATTAACAATGTTCGTCAAGAGGATCATGGAATCAGTGTTTATGTATGGATCAATCCTGGAAAGATATATGGAGATTACACAGAGATAAAAGTGT CACCACCGTCAGAGCCTGGCATTACTGTAGAAAGCACACAAGTGGAGGGAAGGCTGTTTTCTGCCAACTGCACCATCCGACACTCCTGTCCCGTGTCTCCACCTCAGCTGGAATGGTCAGGCCTGTCTTCTGTGTCTAACGAGGTCACCACTACACAGGACTCAGGCGGCTTGTGGGTATCTGTGGCACACGCTCGGTTCAGTGCCAGCCGTAGAGACCAGGGCAAGAGGCTCTCATGCAGGAGAATACCAGATGGAAACCCTGTGACTGCTGATCCTCTTCATATCTCAT ATGCCCCAAGAAATGTGAACATAAATATCAGGGGAACAATGCCTGTGGTTGAGGGAGGTAAGATCTCATTAACATGCAGTAGTGACAGCAACCCTCCAGCAACCGACTATAAATGGTTCATCATGGAAAGGAATAGCACCCTTGACCACAAGACAAGACATTTGCTGCTTCAAGATGTCAGGCGAGATATGAAAGTCTTCTGCATTGCCCGCAATTCCTTCGGACCGGGTGAATCACACCAGCTGTTTTTGAACGTCCATT TCCCTCCCACCATCCTGCCAGACTCCGCCTgctgggagagggggggagctCTGCACTGCATGTGCTGGGTGGAGGCGGAGCCAAACGCCAGCATCTCCTGGACCGTTGATGGAAGAAATGCCATCCTTCCACACTTTAACGTGACGAACAACTCTACAGGAAGAATGACAGTGTCAGTGATGACAGGACCAGCAGGCCACGCTGTAACTTGTGAGGCAGTGAACTACTTGGGCAATGACACTTACCAGATGTCTGGTACCACTGTACAAG GGATTGCTGGAATGAACTATTTGATTCTGGCAGCCATAGTTTTCATCGTCCTTGGAATGGTCATCATAGCTGTTCAGAAAAGACTAAAAATGAG gAAGTACACAGGGTCAGGGTCAACCCAGACCAAAACCCGGCAGGTGAACACCTACAATTTGGTCAATGATGACAATATCTATGCAAATGCTGCATCAGGAGATGGTTTTTACAGGAACACCGAG GATGACATGTCCAATATCTACCTGAACGAATGA